Proteins encoded by one window of Thermodesulfovibrionales bacterium:
- a CDS encoding cation:proton antiporter, with protein MHEVWGMAALWIGLALIATLLSIWFRIATALSEIIVGTVAQLVIGALVGTTLGSDLPWIKFLSGTGAIVLTFLAGAELDPVVFKAKLKEASAIGFISFLAPFLGCTAAAYYLLHWSVMASWLAGVALSTTSVAVVYAVMLELGLNMTDFGKTVLAACFVTDLGTVLALGLIFAPFTMKTLIFVGASAATFFVLPSLTPRFFRKYGERPSELEAKYLLLFLFGLGSLAVWSDSEAVLPAYIIGMVLAGTVGKDHVLIRRLRTLTFGLLTPFYFIRAGSFVSLQALLTAPLALAVLFSSKIITKIVGVYPTTKIYRYAQKEGIYTTLLMSTGLTFGSISALFGLSHGIIDRQQYSLLIAAVIGSAVVPTLIANAFFIPHYLLPKKEKDKSLQTEAVTDA; from the coding sequence ATGCATGAAGTCTGGGGAATGGCGGCACTCTGGATCGGTCTCGCCTTAATCGCCACCTTGCTCTCCATCTGGTTCCGCATAGCGACGGCCCTCTCCGAGATCATCGTCGGCACTGTCGCACAGCTCGTCATAGGCGCACTCGTCGGAACTACGCTCGGCTCTGACCTGCCCTGGATCAAATTTTTATCCGGAACAGGCGCTATCGTCTTGACATTTCTCGCAGGCGCTGAACTTGACCCTGTTGTCTTTAAGGCGAAATTGAAAGAGGCGTCAGCCATCGGCTTCATCTCCTTCCTGGCCCCGTTTCTCGGCTGCACCGCTGCCGCGTATTATCTGCTTCACTGGTCTGTGATGGCAAGCTGGCTTGCGGGTGTGGCCCTTTCTACCACCTCGGTTGCCGTGGTATACGCAGTGATGCTCGAGCTCGGGCTGAATATGACGGATTTTGGCAAGACGGTTCTCGCTGCCTGCTTTGTTACCGACCTGGGAACCGTTCTCGCCCTTGGCCTGATCTTCGCACCCTTCACGATGAAAACGTTGATCTTTGTGGGGGCCAGTGCAGCGACCTTCTTCGTCCTTCCCTCTCTCACACCGCGTTTTTTTCGGAAATACGGGGAACGGCCTTCAGAGCTTGAAGCGAAATATCTCCTTCTCTTTCTTTTCGGCCTTGGCTCCCTGGCTGTCTGGTCGGACAGCGAAGCGGTACTCCCTGCTTACATCATAGGCATGGTGCTGGCCGGGACAGTGGGGAAAGACCACGTTCTCATCAGGCGGCTCCGGACGTTGACATTCGGCCTGCTCACGCCTTTCTACTTCATACGCGCCGGGTCGTTTGTGTCGCTTCAGGCCCTTCTCACGGCTCCGCTTGCTCTCGCAGTGCTCTTCTCATCGAAGATAATCACAAAGATAGTAGGCGTATATCCGACAACAAAGATTTACCGATACGCCCAAAAGGAGGGAATTTATACCACGCTCCTCATGTCTACCGGTCTTACCTTCGGCTCGATATCCGCTCTCTTCGGGTTGAGCCACGGGATAATAGACCGGCAGCAGTATTCTCTGCTCATTGCCGCGGTAATCGGAAGCGCCGTCGTGCCGACGCTCATAGCCAACGCCTTTTTCATCCCTCATTACCTGTTACCCAAAAAGGAAAAGGACAAATCGTTGCAGACGGAAGCCGTAACGGATGCGTGA
- a CDS encoding universal stress protein, producing MIKKIVVAFDGSGQSGKAFDFALELTRLCPGAAPEILVLSVAQPPEPIDIVEMDAVIDSATEHYNELLKGLKEKAGKRDIEIKTEVVIGHPADQIVRHAKEKNADMIVMGQKGKSRVESWLLGSVSKRVATYAHCSVTIVK from the coding sequence ATGATCAAGAAGATAGTTGTTGCATTTGACGGTTCAGGGCAGTCCGGCAAAGCCTTCGATTTCGCACTGGAACTCACAAGACTCTGCCCGGGTGCTGCTCCGGAGATACTCGTGCTTTCCGTTGCCCAGCCTCCTGAGCCTATCGACATCGTGGAGATGGATGCGGTCATCGACAGCGCGACGGAGCACTACAACGAACTGCTGAAGGGCCTCAAGGAAAAGGCCGGAAAACGCGATATCGAGATAAAGACTGAGGTGGTCATCGGCCATCCGGCGGATCAAATCGTGAGACATGCGAAGGAGAAGAACGCAGACATGATAGTCATGGGGCAGAAGGGAAAATCGAGGGTCGAAAGCTGGCTGCTCGGCTCCGTCTCCAAGCGGGTAGCCACCTATGCGCATTGCTCAGTCACGATCGTGAAGTAG
- the crcB gene encoding fluoride efflux transporter CrcB, translating into MMNYIVVFAGGGIGSVARYIVATWIGQRWGRSFPLGTFMVNVSGSFLIGLLMTLMTERFIENPQWRLLLVVGGLGGYTTFSTFEYETGRLVADGELIYAGLNVVLSVFLGFSALKLGEVIAKIV; encoded by the coding sequence ATGATGAACTATATCGTTGTCTTTGCAGGCGGGGGCATCGGCTCCGTCGCGCGGTACATCGTTGCGACCTGGATAGGCCAGCGGTGGGGAAGGAGTTTTCCCCTCGGCACCTTCATGGTTAATGTGAGCGGCAGTTTTCTCATCGGGCTGCTCATGACCCTTATGACTGAGCGCTTCATCGAAAACCCGCAATGGAGACTGCTCCTTGTCGTGGGTGGCCTCGGAGGATACACTACCTTCTCGACCTTCGAGTATGAAACAGGCAGACTTGTTGCAGACGGAGAGCTGATATACGCCGGACTTAACGTCGTTCTGAGCGTATTTTTGGGTTTCTCAGCCCTGAAACTTGGAGAAGTGATCGCGAAAATCGTATAG